The genome window CCGCGCGGCTCATGGCCGAGCTCGGGGTCGGCGGTCTTCCGATCTGCGGACCCGATGACAAGATCAAAGGTGTCGTGACCGACCGTGACCTGATCGTCAAGGTGGTGGCCCAGGGCCGGGACGTCGGCACGTTCCCGGCCGGGGACCTGAACCAGGCCGAAGCGGTCACCGTCGGCGCCGACGATCCCGCCGAAGAGGTCCTGGCCACCATGGGCCGCCACAAGGTCCGGCGGCTGCCCGTCATCGACGGTCAACAGCTCGTCGGCATGATCAGCCTGTCCGACGTCGCCCGATCGCTGCCACACACCGAGGTAGGGGAACTGGTCGACGCCCTGTCCACCGACTGAGGCCGCGGAACGAAGCGGGAGGCCGCAGTGCGCGGCCACCGCTTCGCCCGCGCGCCAGCCACAACGATCTCCGGGCCTCGCAGGTCGTCAGCCACATGCTCGGCACGCAGTTCGGTTGGATCGCTTTCCACAAGGGACCTCACCGGCGATTGACGTCACCGGCCGAGGGCGGTGCCGCTCCAGCATCGTCCTGGAGCGGCACCGCGGCGACCGGGGGAAAGCGCACGGGAAGTGCGGTGAGACCGCGGTAGAACGGACCGGGCCGCCACGAGAGCCGGTCGGTAGGACATGCGAGTCGCATCTCCGGTAGCCGGTCGAGCAGCTTCTCGATGGCCGCCGAGGCGATGATGCGGGCGGGCCGCTGGGCAGGGCATCCGTGCGGGCCCGCGCCGAAAGCCAGGTGGGCTCGGTTGCCGACCCGGTGCGTGGAGGTTCGGGCCGGATCCCTGTTGGCAGCGGCGAGACTGATCACCACCGGCTCATCCTGCGGCAGGTGAACGCCGTCGAGGTGGACCTCCCGCGTGGGATAGGCGATCGAGTGGTTGGCGATCGGCGGGTCCGCCCAGAGCACCTCGTCGAGTGCGTCCTCGACGGGGAGGGATCCGCCGGAGAGGTCACCGGCGAACCGCTCGTCGGACAGCAGGAGGCGCAGCGCGTTGGAGATCAGGTGCTGCTGTGCTTCGGCACTGATGCCCATGAGGATGACGAGCTGGTGGACCACCTCGTCATCGCTGAGCTGCGCGGAGTGAGCCATGAGCCTGGATGTGACGTCTCTGCCGGGGCGTCCGCGTTTGGAGTGCACGAGGCGCCGAAGGCACTCGTCGAGGTCAGCGCCGGCTTCTGCAGCCGCGCCGGCATCGGCTGCGTCGGCGATGTGCGCCATGTCGGCGAGCAAGCGCTTCCCGAGATCGGGCGGGCAGCCGAAGAGCCAGGTGAGGACCCGCAGCGTCAAAGTCCCCGCGTACTGGGGCAGGAGATCGGCCTCACCGGCCGAGCCGAACTCGTTGATCAACGCATCGGCGCTGCGCTCCACGTGTTCGCGCACCGCGTTGGGATTGACGTGGCTCAGGCAGTCGGTGACGGCCCGTCGCAGGCGGGCGTGCCGGTCGCCGTCGCTGAACTGGCAGTTCGGCCGGTAGCCCATCATCGGGAGCACAGGGCTGTCGGCCGGGACTCCTGCCTGCCAGCGGCGGGGATCCTTCGAGAACGTGGTCGGGTCGCGCAGCACCTCCAGCGCCATGTCGTAGCTGACGACCAGCGTGGCGGGCACGCCGGGGCCGAGTTCGACCGGTGCCGCGGGACCTTCCTCCCGCAGCTGGTCATAGGTGCGGGAGGGGTCCTCCGCGAACTCAGGCCCGTGCAGCGGTGTGCGCCGGGCGGGACAACGCCGGGCTCGGGCTTCGCCAGTTGCGTGCTGGGAGGTCACACGGGCTCCTGATGGGTAGCGAGCAGGTATTCCACGAAAGCGATCAGCGCACGGGTCGACGATCTCTGATCGCGAGCGTCGCAGGTGGTCAAGGGCGTCGCCGGCAGAAGATCCAGTGCCTCCCGCAGTTCGGCCTTGGCGAACTCCGGGGCGCCGTCGAACTCGTTGACCGCGACCGCATACGCCAGCTCGCGTTCTTCCAGGAGGTCCATGACGTCGAAGGACTGCTCCAGCCGGCGCGTGTCGACGAGCACCAGGGCACCGAGCGCGCCATGGGCGATGTCGTCCCACAGCGGTGTGAAGCGCTGCTGTCCCGGGACGCCGAAGAGGTAGAGGACGAGGTGGTCGGCGAGGGTGACGCGGCCGAAGTCCATCGCCACGGTCGTGCTGCGTTTGCCCCGCACCTCGGCCAGGTCGTCGATCCCGTCGCCGGCCTGCGTCATGATCTCCTCGGTGTGCAGCGGCCGGATCTCCGACAACGTCGTGACGAAGGTGCTCTTGCCAACGGCGAATGAGCCGACGACCAGGAGCTTGACCGTCCTGCGCACGCTCGTGGGCAGGTGGACGTCCTCAGAGGCGCGTGCGAAGTCCATCGAGCACCTCCTGGAGCAGATGCACGTCGGGCCCCTGCGCATCCGGTCTGGGTGCCTGGATGGCCAGCTGGCCGCTTTCGACGAGGTCCGAGAGGAGGACTTTCGCCACGCTCAGCGGAAGCCGCAGGTGCCCGGCCACCTCGGCCACTGACAACGCCCCATGCTGGCAGAGCTCGAGCACACGACGTTGCTCCGGCGTGGCACCGCTGAGCGAGCGACCCGTGCCGACGACCAACGTGACCGGATCCAGGGCGGTGCCGGTCGGGTGGGCGCGTCCGGCGGTGATCACGTGCGGCCGCACCAGTCCCTCGCCCCGCCGACTTGAAGTCACGGCTGACCGCCCGCGCCCTTTCGTGCTGGGCTCGCCAGGTACGTGCCGAGACGCTGGACCAATTCCTGGATGCGGAAGGAGACCGCCTCCACATCGACCTGCTCCGTGGTGGACACGGCGACATATGCGCCGTCGCCTGCCGCGGCGAGGAAGATGTAGCCTCCGTCGAACTCGCTGACGGTCTGGCGCCACGAGCTCGGCGCGTCGCCGCAGAACGCCGCGGTGTTGCGCGCCAAGGACTGCAGGCCGGACATGCCCGCGGCATGCCGCTCGGCATCGTCCCTGCTGATGCCCTGCGAGTGGGCGGTGAGCAACCCGTCGGCCGACAGCAGGACCGCGTGCAACGTGCCGGGCAACCTCATCGCGTCGTCGAGCATCCAGCCCAGGTTGTTGTTGCCGGAATCGTTCATTCCTGTCGATTTCCCTCGTTGTCAGACGGTGTGGTGTTCCGGCCGGAGAGGGTGCCGCGCTGCCATGCTCCCAGTCCGGTCGAGGCGGGTCCGGCAGAGCGAGCGGGAGGCTCGTGCGCCGTGCTGGACGGCTCGGGCGCCCTCTGGCGGCGACGCCGCTTCGGGAGCCCGCCGGCCGTTGATCGCTGGGCAGGCAGGTCGCCCACGCTGGAACCTTGCGGGTCGGCTTCGGAGATCTGCGGGTCGGGCTCTGGTGCCGCGACGGAGGTGAGGAGCTCGTTGGGGAGGAAGACCACGGCACGTACACCCCCGTAGGGAGAGACCGTGTCGACCGAGACGCTGAAGCCGTAGCGAGCAGCAAGCACGCCGATGACGGCGAAGCCGACCTGCGGGGGGTCGCCGAGCGCGGTGATGTCCACCGACCGGCGTCCTCCGGACAGCACGGTCGTCGCACGTTCCCGCGCCTCGGTGTCCATGCCGATTCCGGCGTCGTCGACGACGACGGCGATGCCGTTGTGGGCCGGGTGGAAGTTGACCTCGACGGTCGTCGTCGGTGGCGAGTAGCGCGCGGCGTTGTCGAGCAGTTCCGCGAGGGTGAGGACCACCGGCTCGACCGACCAGCTGGTGACTGCGACGTCGGACTGCGCGTGCAGCCGCACACGCAGGTAGTGCCGGATTCGAGAGGTCGCGCCGCGCACGGCGTCGGTGAGCGTGGCCGCCGAACGCTGCTGCCCGGCCCACGAACCGCACAGCACCGCGATGGCCTGCGCCCGCCGGCTGAGCTGGGAGTTCGCGTGGTCGATCTCCAGCAGACCCTCGAGCACGGTGGGATCGTCGTGCTCGTCCTGCATGGTGCTGATCGCGAGCTGCTGCTCCTTGGCCAGGCCTTGGACCGTCTTCATCACCGCCTTCAGCGCGGCCTGTGCCGACTTGTCCGCGCGGGCGAGCGCCTTGTCCGCCGACTCGGCGAACATGACCGTCACCTGCTCGAGCTCGTGCGCGTAGTCGGTGCCCCGCAGCTCCGGGTGCAGCAAGCCCGGTACCTGCGCGGGCCGGTGGTACACGGGATCGGTGAGCGCGGGCAGACGGGTCGTGACCAGATGCGCGGCCTCGTCCTCCCGTTCCCGCAGACCGCGTTCGAGCACCGCGCCGCGGCGACGGAGCCGTGCCGTGATCCGCCGCTGGCGCAGCCACATCGCGCCGAGGGCGACGACGCCCCCGGAAAGGCACCAGGGTGCCACAGCTGAGATGAGTGGTTCCATCAGATCCTCGTGGACATGAGCCGCGTGCAATCCTGACTCGCGTCTACAGAGTTTGAATGGTCAGGATTATGGTGGCTCTGGGTCGAGGGTGAGGCCGGTTTGGGCGAGGAAGCCGGTCAGCAGGTCGGGTCGGTACTGGATGCGTTTGAGGCGGTTGCGCACGATGGCGGCGAGGTGGTCCACGCTGGCGGCGGCGAGGTTGCCCAGGCTGCGCTTGACGTGGGACCACACGCCCTCGGTCGGGTTGAGATCGGGGGCGTAGGCCGGGAGTGGGATGACGTGCAGCCAGTCTCGATTCGTGATCAGCTTGCGCATCGCGGCACTGATGTGGGTGTTGAGGTTGTCCCAGACCAGCACGATCGGGGCCTTCAAGTACTGGTGGGCGGCGTCGAGCAGGGCGGCGTAGTCGGTCTCGGCGAAGCTGCGGCGTTCGCCCTTGCGGGGGCGGTGGATCTTGATCCGGTACAACAGGCGTGTGCGCTGGCCGGGTCGCACGCAGAACAGCCCGGCGACCGAGATGCGGCCAGATCCCTTACCCGACACCGGAATGACCGGGGTGTGTCCGCGTAGCGCCCAAGTCCGTGCCTTCGGCGGCCGTAGCGTATGGCCTGCCTCGTCCTCGAAGCAGATCCACGCCCCACGCTCGGCCGCTAGTCTTTTGCCTGCTGCCACACCTCCTCACGCCATGTGGCGATCTTGTCTTCGTCGCGTTCGATCGGCCGGTGCGCGGGCATCTGCGGGCTGAATCCCATGCGGTGCAACAACAACGAGACTCCACGCAGGGTGTAGCGGACACCAAAGAGCCGGGCGATCAGCTCCGCCATCCTGGCTAGGGTCCATCGCTGGTCCTCGGTGTAGCCGTGCGCAGCCGGACCTTCCCGCAGCACCGCAGCCAACTGGTCCAACTGCTCTGGCGCGAGCCGGCATTCAGTACCCGACGGGCCATTGGAGACCAGCCCTGCCTCGCCGCCAGAGCGCCACCGCCGCCGCCACACGTACACGGCGTTGTGTGACACCCGTAATCGCCTGGCGATCTCCGGCACCGGCACGTCCCGGGCGAACAACTCCGCCGCCTGCAACCGAACCGCTTCACGCCGGGCCCGACCCTCAGCCGTCAGCCCACCACCATCGGGATAACGCACCCGAACCAGATACAGCATCCGACCAGCCAATGTCAGCCCGACACGCCGTGATCAAATCCTGAAAGTTCAACCTCTGTAGCTGGGGTTCGGGACGGGCAGCGAACCGCGTTCCACAACGGTGCGCAGTTCGTGCGGGGCGAGCGGCGGTGACAGCAGGCCGCCCTGGTAGGCGTCGACGCCGAGTTCGCCCAGTACCCGGAACTGCGCTTCGGTCTCGACTCCTTGGGCGACGCAGCTCCGCCCGGTGGCGTGGGCTACGGTCACGATCGCCTGCGTCACCGCACGGCTGGAGACGTCGGTGCTCACGGCGGCGACGAGGCTGCTGTCGATCTTGACGATCCGAGCCGGGAGATCCTTGAGACGGGCCGGCGACGAGTAGCCGCCGCCGAAGTCGTCGACGGCGAACCGCACGCCGCTCTCGGCCAGCCTGGCGAGGGCGCTGCGCGCCGGTGACTGCAAGTCCAGCAGCGATGTTTCCGCAACCTCCAGGACGACGCGGTGGTCGCTGATGGACGATCCGTCGATGATCGCGGCGACGTTCTCGACGAACTCCGGTCGGTCGGGTGCGAGGCCGAAGAGATCGACGGCGATTCCTGCCGCGCAGTCCCCTTGCTCACGCCAGCTGCCGGCTTCGCGCAACGCGGTGCTCAGAACCCAGCTGTCGAGGTCTCGCAGGAGGTCGCCTTGCTCGGCCGCCGGAAGGAACACCTCGGGCGTGAGCAGACCTCGGTCGGGGTGGTGCCATCGAACGAGCGCTTCAACGGCGACGAGAGTCCCGTCCCGCTTGAGAATCGGCTCGTAGTGCAAGCCCAGGCGGTCGCCGTGGAGGGCGTCGCGGAACTCCCGCTCCAGCCGCAGTTGCCGGTCGGCGGAGGTCACCCGGCCCGGCCCCGCCAGCGACACCCGTCCGGGACCACGGCGCTTGGCTTGCAACATCGCGGCGTCGACGACTCTGAGGAGGTCGTCGGCGCTGGTGGCGGACCGGGTCGGCACCGCAGCACCCACCGAGGCCGACACGCGGACCAGCTGACCGTGCAGCGGCATGGACGTGCGCATCAGCGACGAGACGATGCTCGCGAGGGATTCGATCCCACCGACACCGCCAACATCGGCGCAGGTGATCAGGAACTCGTCGCCGGACAGCTTGGCCGGCGTGCACGACAGCGGAAGCTCGGCCTCCAGACGTCTCGCCAACGCGACCAGCAGGTCATCGCCGGCGTCGTGGCCCAACGAGTCGTTGACCCGCTTGAAGTTGTCGACGTCGCAGAGCGCCACCCCGACGCTTTCCGGGTCGGCTTTGCCGAGCAGGTCGTTGAGCTGTTCCTTCGCGGTGGCGCGGTTGGGCAGGCCGGTCAGGTGATCGTGAGTGGCCCGGTGGCGGAGGTCTTCCGCCAACTGATGCCACCGGGTGACGTCCTGGAACGCCACCACCCAGAACTGCGAACCATCGTCCTGGACCGACAGCGCGCTGTGCAGTTCGCAATGCAGCGGTCGTCCGTCGGATCGGACCAGCATCCGTTGCGAAACCGCCTGTTCGCGCGCGCCGGCAACTGGTCTTCGGGAGGCCCCGAGCGCGTCCTGCGGGTGAGCGAGGTCCCATGTGGACATGCCGCGCAGCTGATCCAGCTCGTAGCCGAGCAGTGCGCACAACGAAGCGTTGGCGTGCACGAGCCGCTCTGCCTCGTCGAAGACCCCGGTCGCCACCGGACCGACGGCCAGGAGCTCGGCAGGCCGCTGCCCTGGCCGTGCAGCGACGCCGTCACCGGAAGAGTCTCCGGCCTCATCGGATGGCTGTCGATCGGCCTCTGCTCCCCCGCCGTCGGACGGCAGGTTGCCGTCCTCGTTCCTGCCGCGCAGGATCTCGATCTGCTCCGTGCCAGGCCGGGACAAGACCCAGCTGTCTCCGCGCAGGTTCTTCACGAAGCGTTTCAACGGCGCGAGGCGGCGTGACGCCTCGGCATAGCTGCGGATGGCCGGTGAACACACCAGCGTGGCCAACGAGACGGTGACGGGCATGCCGCCGGCCTCGTGCGGCGTGTCGAAGACCTT of Saccharopolyspora erythraea contains these proteins:
- a CDS encoding EAL domain-containing protein, translating into MSVPLDDVRFAYQPLVNVRIGGVVGVEALACPPSGDLDELFGRAERDGLLAEVDARLAANAVADFAGHGTLLPLHLNVLASTVADAPERMDAVRKALCDAGRLEHEVTLEISPPVSGLGERLVASVNALRDFGFRIALDRVGGGEVPLELVADLRPDVVKLDRRLVQLLPERLHRLTVLDSVRQVCEATSTRVVVQGVDRQEHLALLRHHGIALGQGNLLAPTTWRPPENSWTSSTWVDTGDPAVPVIETRSAAGPLVTDYITPATMLPIDVSTDEVRQTFTDGPEITCVVLVDADGRPQQTITRNRFLLGVAGPYGHALHVRKPAARLADEPRSVTTSTTALEALDLLTRSGHERLDGDAVVVDEAGRCLGIVPAEALIRGMAEFNVEEAASLNPLTRLPGSDSLAREVARRIDRGGEFTLSWLDVDDFQTVNEKFGFAAGDELIRGIGRVLGDAAAQLPSVRIAHPGRDDFLAVGQLEDLRTLARKVFDTPHEAGGMPVTVSLATLVCSPAIRSYAEASRRLAPLKRFVKNLRGDSWVLSRPGTEQIEILRGRNEDGNLPSDGGGAEADRQPSDEAGDSSGDGVAARPGQRPAELLAVGPVATGVFDEAERLVHANASLCALLGYELDQLRGMSTWDLAHPQDALGASRRPVAGAREQAVSQRMLVRSDGRPLHCELHSALSVQDDGSQFWVVAFQDVTRWHQLAEDLRHRATHDHLTGLPNRATAKEQLNDLLGKADPESVGVALCDVDNFKRVNDSLGHDAGDDLLVALARRLEAELPLSCTPAKLSGDEFLITCADVGGVGGIESLASIVSSLMRTSMPLHGQLVRVSASVGAAVPTRSATSADDLLRVVDAAMLQAKRRGPGRVSLAGPGRVTSADRQLRLEREFRDALHGDRLGLHYEPILKRDGTLVAVEALVRWHHPDRGLLTPEVFLPAAEQGDLLRDLDSWVLSTALREAGSWREQGDCAAGIAVDLFGLAPDRPEFVENVAAIIDGSSISDHRVVLEVAETSLLDLQSPARSALARLAESGVRFAVDDFGGGYSSPARLKDLPARIVKIDSSLVAAVSTDVSSRAVTQAIVTVAHATGRSCVAQGVETEAQFRVLGELGVDAYQGGLLSPPLAPHELRTVVERGSLPVPNPSYRG
- a CDS encoding winged helix-turn-helix domain-containing protein, whose protein sequence is MLYLVRVRYPDGGGLTAEGRARREAVRLQAAELFARDVPVPEIARRLRVSHNAVYVWRRRWRSGGEAGLVSNGPSGTECRLAPEQLDQLAAVLREGPAAHGYTEDQRWTLARMAELIARLFGVRYTLRGVSLLLHRMGFSPQMPAHRPIERDEDKIATWREEVWQQAKD
- a CDS encoding CBS domain-containing protein, giving the protein MTTAREIMSSGAECVRTDQTAADAARLMAELGVGGLPICGPDDKIKGVVTDRDLIVKVVAQGRDVGTFPAGDLNQAEAVTVGADDPAEEVLATMGRHKVRRLPVIDGQQLVGMISLSDVARSLPHTEVGELVDALSTD
- a CDS encoding transposase, which produces MAAGKRLAAERGAWICFEDEAGHTLRPPKARTWALRGHTPVIPVSGKGSGRISVAGLFCVRPGQRTRLLYRIKIHRPRKGERRSFAETDYAALLDAAHQYLKAPIVLVWDNLNTHISAAMRKLITNRDWLHVIPLPAYAPDLNPTEGVWSHVKRSLGNLAAASVDHLAAIVRNRLKRIQYRPDLLTGFLAQTGLTLDPEPP
- a CDS encoding roadblock/LC7 domain-containing protein, with translation MNDSGNNNLGWMLDDAMRLPGTLHAVLLSADGLLTAHSQGISRDDAERHAAGMSGLQSLARNTAAFCGDAPSSWRQTVSEFDGGYIFLAAAGDGAYVAVSTTEQVDVEAVSFRIQELVQRLGTYLASPARKGAGGQP
- a CDS encoding ATP-binding protein yields the protein MEPLISAVAPWCLSGGVVALGAMWLRQRRITARLRRRGAVLERGLREREDEAAHLVTTRLPALTDPVYHRPAQVPGLLHPELRGTDYAHELEQVTVMFAESADKALARADKSAQAALKAVMKTVQGLAKEQQLAISTMQDEHDDPTVLEGLLEIDHANSQLSRRAQAIAVLCGSWAGQQRSAATLTDAVRGATSRIRHYLRVRLHAQSDVAVTSWSVEPVVLTLAELLDNAARYSPPTTTVEVNFHPAHNGIAVVVDDAGIGMDTEARERATTVLSGGRRSVDITALGDPPQVGFAVIGVLAARYGFSVSVDTVSPYGGVRAVVFLPNELLTSVAAPEPDPQISEADPQGSSVGDLPAQRSTAGGLPKRRRRQRAPEPSSTAHEPPARSAGPASTGLGAWQRGTLSGRNTTPSDNEGNRQE
- a CDS encoding cytochrome P450 produces the protein MTSQHATGEARARRCPARRTPLHGPEFAEDPSRTYDQLREEGPAAPVELGPGVPATLVVSYDMALEVLRDPTTFSKDPRRWQAGVPADSPVLPMMGYRPNCQFSDGDRHARLRRAVTDCLSHVNPNAVREHVERSADALINEFGSAGEADLLPQYAGTLTLRVLTWLFGCPPDLGKRLLADMAHIADAADAGAAAEAGADLDECLRRLVHSKRGRPGRDVTSRLMAHSAQLSDDEVVHQLVILMGISAEAQQHLISNALRLLLSDERFAGDLSGGSLPVEDALDEVLWADPPIANHSIAYPTREVHLDGVHLPQDEPVVISLAAANRDPARTSTHRVGNRAHLAFGAGPHGCPAQRPARIIASAAIEKLLDRLPEMRLACPTDRLSWRPGPFYRGLTALPVRFPPVAAVPLQDDAGAAPPSAGDVNRR
- a CDS encoding GTP-binding protein, which gives rise to MDFARASEDVHLPTSVRRTVKLLVVGSFAVGKSTFVTTLSEIRPLHTEEIMTQAGDGIDDLAEVRGKRSTTVAMDFGRVTLADHLVLYLFGVPGQQRFTPLWDDIAHGALGALVLVDTRRLEQSFDVMDLLEERELAYAVAVNEFDGAPEFAKAELREALDLLPATPLTTCDARDQRSSTRALIAFVEYLLATHQEPV
- a CDS encoding DUF742 domain-containing protein, with translation MITAGRAHPTGTALDPVTLVVGTGRSLSGATPEQRRVLELCQHGALSVAEVAGHLRLPLSVAKVLLSDLVESGQLAIQAPRPDAQGPDVHLLQEVLDGLRTRL